The window TGCATCGATCGCTCCGCGGCTGGTTCGCTTCCGACCATTATGATAATATCATCGGCGTAGCGTACAAAGCAGTGTCCTCTCCGCTCTAACTCCTTGTCCAGTTCGTCTAAGACGATATTCGACAACAGGGGTGATAGTGGGCTGCCTTGCGGTGTCCCTTTCACCCGTTGATTGGCCATCCCCCCGATTAGCATTCCTGCTCGAAGAAATTTACCTATCAACTTAAGTACGCGCTTGTCACCAACGCGAGTACTTAACTGCCAAAGCAATCGGTCGTGATTCACCTCGTCAAAGAATTTTGCCAAGTCTATGTCGATAACCCAATCCTTTCCTTCGGCCACGTATTCGCCCGCTTTACGTAATGCTTGATGAGCGTTACGCCGTGGACGAAAACCGTAGCTGTATTCGGAGAATATAGGGTCATAACGTTTCGACAGTACTTGGCTTATCGCTTGTTGTACCAAGCGATCTTTGACCGTGGGAATACCCAGTTGGCGTTTCCCGCCATCAGGCTTCGGGATTAATACCTCTTTAACTGCCGTAACTTGGTATGTGCCTGTCATTAACTGGCGTTGAAGTTCTCGGTGGTGGCTGTTAAGCCAATCTCTAAGTTCGTCAACGGTCATCCCGTCAATGCCCGCACTTCCCCTGTTACTGATTACTTGCCGCAATGCGGCATCAAGATTCTTTAAGTCCGTTATATCACTCATTAAATCTTGGGTTAAGGCTCGTTCCTCTTTGCAACCTGACAACCACTCGTCCCGTACCAAACCGCTTCCTGAACTGAATACGTCAGTCCCCTTCACCTTTTGGCCACGCTCCCATTCGTCAAAAAGACTCATCTGTAAGTTCCCGTGTTTACCTGGGTTCATAATGGTCGTTACAATTTACAAAATAACTGCTCCTTAATTGAAAATTCAGCCCTTCCCTGTATTGACGTTACTCAATATTTATAGCGGTACTATGGCCTCTGCTGACTTCTCTGCCCCTTTCGGGTTAGAGACCTCCTACGTTAAGTGCATTATCTTCCTGTTAATACTACTGCATTTACTACCCCGGGTTACGGACGGCTTTAGGGCGTCTGTGTTTATTGCCACATTACCCCCCGGGTAAGCCTTAGTATGCAGTTTCTGTTCGTTAGTACCAACTTTTGTTTTAGGCTTCTTTCAGGTTATACCTCGCGGTAACACCCTTGCCATCAACTAACGGTTCTCGCCAAAATAAGCCCGCTCGGGACTTTAACCCTATAGATAATGAACATGCATAGCAAACAAAAACCGCCATCTCCTTGCGGAGATGACGGCTGTACAATTTATCAATTACCGGCAGAATCAATAGCGGTTGCTCACCACATCCCAGTCGATGATCTTCCAGAGCTCCTTCAGGTGATCCGCACGGCGGTTCTGGTAGTCGAGATAGTAAGAGTGTTCCCATACATCAAATCCCAGGATCGGCGTCAGACCTTTGGTCAACGGGTTTCCTGCATTCGACTCCTTCTCGATCGAGAGTTTGCCGTTGGCATCCTTGGCCAACCAGACCCATCCCGAACCGAAAACGGAGACACCGGCAGCATTGAACTCCTCCTTGAACTTGTCGAACGAACCAAACTGGGCGTTGATGGCCTCTGCCAGCTTCCCCTTGGGTTCTCCACCGCCATTGGGCTTGAAGGAGGTGAAGTAGAGGTTGTGATTGAGGATCTGTCCGGCATTGTTGAAGATGGCTCCGCTGCTCTTCTTCACGACGGTTTCCAGGTCTGCATTTTCAAACTCGGTTCCAACAACCAGCTTGTTGAGGTTGTCGACATAAGCCTGATGGTGCTTGCCATAATGGAGCTCAACGGTTGTTTTGCTGATTACCG of the Petrimonas mucosa genome contains:
- a CDS encoding superoxide dismutase yields the protein MKFEKVALPYATDALEPVISKTTVELHYGKHHQAYVDNLNKLVVGTEFENADLETVVKKSSGAIFNNAGQILNHNLYFTSFKPNGGGEPKGKLAEAINAQFGSFDKFKEEFNAAGVSVFGSGWVWLAKDANGKLSIEKESNAGNPLTKGLTPILGFDVWEHSYYLDYQNRRADHLKELWKIIDWDVVSNRY
- the ltrA gene encoding group II intron reverse transcriptase/maturase, coding for MNPGKHGNLQMSLFDEWERGQKVKGTDVFSSGSGLVRDEWLSGCKEERALTQDLMSDITDLKNLDAALRQVISNRGSAGIDGMTVDELRDWLNSHHRELQRQLMTGTYQVTAVKEVLIPKPDGGKRQLGIPTVKDRLVQQAISQVLSKRYDPIFSEYSYGFRPRRNAHQALRKAGEYVAEGKDWVIDIDLAKFFDEVNHDRLLWQLSTRVGDKRVLKLIGKFLRAGMLIGGMANQRVKGTPQGSPLSPLLSNIVLDELDKELERRGHCFVRYADDIIIMVGSEPAAERSMQSLSKFIENRMRLRINKEKSHIVRPHQLNYLGHTILKGGSLGLSRKSEQRFKAKLKSLTKRNRGISFDQLISELNPVLRGWLNYFKHAKMKSRLRNLEAWLRRRLRCYRLKQCKRALGIARFLTKLGVPWNRSWTTAGSSKGWFRLSMTHAAHEGMNLEWFKKTGLYSLTANYG